In Brevibacillus brevis, a genomic segment contains:
- a CDS encoding rhodanese-related sulfurtransferase: MQVQKPYRILLYYKYTPVENYEEYAAEHLQFCKDLGLKGRIIIAPEGMNGTVSGTVEQTDAYMEYVRKDPRFADIWFKIDEADDHAFKKMFVRAKKELVTWRLEKDVDPNQKTGKYLSPKEFYEMLQRDDVVVLDGRNYYEYDLGHFRGAIRPEVDSSREFPEWIRENMSQFKDKKVLTYCTGGIRCEKLTGVLLEEGFEDVYQLHGGIVTYGKDPEVKGRLWDGKCYVFDERISVPINHTEEDVVIGRCYYCGKAEDRYVNCANPFCNKQHFCCPECEVKYKRSCSDECREHPRNRYVEEEEKAKLQAAGSNA, encoded by the coding sequence TTGCAAGTACAAAAGCCATATCGCATTCTGTTGTATTACAAGTATACTCCTGTTGAAAATTACGAAGAGTATGCGGCCGAGCATCTGCAATTTTGCAAGGATCTCGGACTGAAGGGCCGTATCATCATCGCTCCGGAAGGCATGAACGGAACCGTCTCCGGCACGGTTGAACAAACGGACGCTTACATGGAATATGTACGAAAAGACCCGCGTTTTGCGGATATCTGGTTCAAAATAGATGAGGCGGACGATCATGCCTTTAAAAAGATGTTCGTCCGCGCGAAAAAGGAGCTCGTTACCTGGCGCTTGGAGAAGGACGTCGATCCGAACCAAAAAACCGGCAAGTATCTGAGCCCGAAAGAGTTTTACGAAATGCTGCAGCGCGATGACGTCGTCGTGCTGGATGGCCGCAATTACTACGAGTACGACCTCGGTCATTTCCGCGGAGCCATTCGTCCCGAAGTGGACTCTTCCCGCGAGTTTCCGGAGTGGATCCGTGAGAACATGAGCCAGTTCAAGGATAAGAAGGTCCTCACCTACTGCACAGGCGGGATTCGCTGCGAAAAGCTGACAGGTGTGCTCCTCGAGGAAGGCTTCGAAGACGTCTACCAGCTTCACGGCGGTATTGTCACCTACGGAAAAGATCCGGAAGTCAAAGGCCGCCTGTGGGATGGCAAATGCTACGTCTTTGACGAGCGCATCTCCGTTCCGATCAACCACACGGAGGAAGACGTCGTCATCGGCCGCTGCTACTACTGCGGCAAGGCAGAAGACCGCTACGTCAACTGCGCCAACCCGTTCTGCAACAAGCAGCACTTCTGCTGCCCGGAATGCGAGGTCAAATACAAGCGCTCCTGCTCGGACGAATGCCGCGAGCATCCACGCAACCGATACGTGGAGGAAGAAGAGAAGGCAAAGCTGCAAGCCG
- the dut gene encoding dUTP diphosphatase, with protein MMLTNERVIAQVKIKKLHPEATIPKYARAMDAGFDLVAVEDVLVAPGQTAKVPTGLAFALPEGFELQVRPRSGISAKTKLRLSNAPGTVDAGYRGEVCVLIDNTRLPSSARKTSCLDVSEKEVTVPQEVDPNSYWIKKGDRIAQGVIAIVPLAEFEVVDELDETERGAGGFGSSGITG; from the coding sequence ATGATGCTGACAAATGAACGAGTCATTGCCCAAGTGAAAATAAAGAAACTCCATCCGGAGGCAACAATCCCGAAGTACGCACGTGCCATGGACGCCGGGTTTGACCTGGTCGCTGTCGAGGATGTGCTGGTCGCTCCGGGTCAGACGGCCAAGGTTCCGACCGGGCTGGCTTTCGCGTTGCCGGAAGGATTCGAACTGCAGGTTCGCCCACGCTCCGGCATCAGCGCGAAAACCAAGCTGCGCCTCTCGAACGCACCAGGCACCGTCGATGCCGGTTACCGCGGAGAGGTGTGCGTCCTTATCGACAACACAAGGCTCCCCAGTTCCGCGAGAAAGACCAGCTGCCTGGATGTGAGCGAAAAAGAAGTAACTGTCCCACAGGAAGTCGATCCAAACAGCTACTGGATCAAAAAAGGCGACCGGATCGCCCAAGGCGTCATCGCCATCGTCCCGCTGGCCGAATTCGAGGTCGTCGATGAACTGGACGAGACGGAGCGCGGTGCCGGAGGCTTTGGAAGCAGCGGCATTACAGGCTGA
- a CDS encoding FAD-dependent oxidoreductase, with translation MSVGKLYWPETLPNPPRYPELDSDIACDVAIVGGGEAGAMCAYYLMQHDVDVVLVDKSQIAQRSSLANTGILQFANDKPLAACIRSFGEDRGTRFYHLCKQAVDQLERISRTIGIWPDYLRKDCLYFASRPEDVEPLRLEYQVLQKHGFPVHYLEQTDVEQRFSFSKPGAIYSTGDAQVNPYKLVHGIVEHAARRGLRVFVHTEIAQYKQDGGDMLLLTKKGNRIRCKRVVFATGYETQKIRRNANAILATSSAIVTHPVKAFPGWPGTCLIWETARPYLYIRTTPDGRIIAGGLDEPHTDPMQREALLPRKRDQLLAELQKLFPQIPLRAEYYWSAVFGETHDGLPMIGEQDGYPNCLFSLGYGGNGTVYANIGGQIIADLIVKGSHPDASLFSFARPRYATASHL, from the coding sequence ATGAGCGTAGGAAAGCTGTATTGGCCAGAGACATTGCCCAATCCGCCGCGTTATCCGGAACTGGACTCGGATATCGCCTGCGACGTCGCGATTGTCGGAGGCGGGGAGGCGGGCGCCATGTGCGCTTACTATTTGATGCAGCACGATGTAGACGTCGTACTAGTAGACAAAAGCCAGATCGCCCAGAGAAGCAGCCTCGCCAACACCGGAATCTTGCAATTCGCCAACGACAAGCCGCTTGCGGCATGCATCCGTTCCTTCGGGGAGGATAGAGGGACGCGGTTTTACCACTTGTGCAAGCAAGCGGTGGATCAACTGGAGAGGATCTCCCGAACGATCGGCATCTGGCCGGATTATCTCCGAAAAGATTGCTTGTACTTTGCCAGCCGGCCGGAAGATGTGGAGCCCCTCCGACTGGAGTATCAGGTCTTGCAAAAGCATGGTTTCCCCGTTCATTATCTGGAACAAACGGACGTAGAGCAGCGTTTTTCCTTCTCAAAGCCAGGGGCCATCTACTCTACTGGGGACGCACAGGTCAATCCATACAAGCTGGTCCACGGAATCGTTGAGCATGCCGCCAGGAGGGGGTTGCGGGTTTTTGTCCACACCGAAATTGCGCAATACAAGCAAGATGGTGGAGACATGCTGCTCTTGACGAAAAAAGGAAACCGCATTCGCTGCAAGCGTGTCGTATTCGCGACGGGATACGAGACCCAAAAAATACGACGCAACGCGAATGCCATCCTGGCGACCAGCTCGGCGATCGTCACCCATCCGGTAAAAGCCTTTCCCGGTTGGCCCGGAACCTGCTTGATTTGGGAAACGGCACGACCCTATTTATACATTCGGACGACGCCGGACGGGCGGATCATCGCGGGAGGCTTGGACGAGCCGCATACGGATCCGATGCAGCGGGAGGCTCTTCTCCCCCGCAAGCGGGATCAGCTGCTCGCCGAGCTGCAGAAACTGTTTCCGCAAATCCCGCTGCGGGCAGAGTATTACTGGTCTGCCGTTTTTGGTGAAACCCATGACGGACTGCCGATGATTGGCGAGCAAGACGGCTATCCGAATTGCCTGTTCTCGCTCGGATACGGGGGAAACGGCACCGTGTACGCGAATATCGGGGGTCAAATCATCGCAGATCTGATCGTCAAGGGGAGTCATCCGGATGCGTCGTTGTTTTCATTTGCGCGTCCTCGTTACGCAACTGCATCCCACCTGTGA
- a CDS encoding cytochrome-c oxidase yields the protein MKELATRFLKIAAVYFVIAIVLGIIMGITKAFAYASVHAHLNLAGWVTLAIIGLIYRAYPQAAQNKLASWHFWLHNIGLPVMQGSLFLMLLTEVETFVVGTIIGSLVLGVGIFLFAINLWKNASE from the coding sequence GTGAAAGAATTGGCGACCCGCTTTCTAAAGATTGCCGCCGTTTATTTTGTGATCGCTATTGTTCTGGGAATCATCATGGGCATCACCAAAGCGTTTGCGTACGCCTCGGTTCACGCCCACCTCAATCTGGCAGGCTGGGTGACACTTGCGATAATCGGACTTATTTATCGAGCTTATCCGCAGGCAGCGCAAAACAAGCTGGCGAGCTGGCATTTCTGGCTGCATAACATCGGGCTTCCTGTCATGCAGGGCAGTTTGTTCCTCATGCTCCTTACAGAAGTGGAGACATTCGTCGTCGGAACCATCATCGGTTCGTTGGTGCTGGGAGTGGGCATTTTCCTATTTGCGATCAACTTGTGGAAGAACGCGAGCGAGTAA
- a CDS encoding FUSC family protein, whose translation MQKSMQKGQNAKSSEALIPSLVQTIEQAFQLKRNPLPWGKAIGAGICSGTPVLIGLALGNIKYGMLAGIGSFTYLYVSNIPYTQRAKRLFFVMLGLSLSVGLGTLVAPHPLASAFVVGMIGAVVSFIFGAFKIQGPSSIFFVMGFSLATGMPLDPAAAPVRAGLVLLGGALGWAIAMIGWLRNPHGPETTALRQVYRELAGFIDSVGTNRSHEKRQKLVSVLKSADETLSVGQVSWQRSGQYQRLLLLNDKANTIFLDILERLDGQAGKLPPHLGRTVRAIADSLDGKNGHPLPIDFQREPSAGGERLEADVREAAALVSEPITVMEREEHVARPSFRMVMGGAFDKNSIVFLNSIRFGLILAVAAIFAYSFELNRSYWVTLSCAAVMAGSTLIATFHRAIQRTIGTVVGIMVATIILSAQQQGWIIAVLIMALTALTELSIVLNYGLAAFFITPNALLLAESMAQQKSLSFFASARIVDVLMGCAIGLIGTLMIGRRQASSLLPHYIAKTIRSEQQYMLTLFSDRRDTVDVTQSIERRKLHTNLGNLKLVYATAVGEVPGNKTRLQFLWPAIFSIEHVAYLLDSCLKTGTCPVLSDAKLSQLLLAFETMAISAEQGVALEKKPIPEITGFSQLEKEIRVLQDALQVSCKDR comes from the coding sequence ATGCAGAAAAGCATGCAAAAAGGGCAAAACGCGAAGTCTTCGGAAGCTCTGATTCCTTCCCTTGTCCAGACGATCGAACAAGCGTTTCAGCTGAAACGAAATCCGCTCCCGTGGGGCAAGGCGATTGGAGCCGGCATTTGCTCGGGGACCCCAGTTCTGATCGGTCTTGCCCTGGGCAATATAAAGTACGGAATGCTTGCTGGCATCGGCAGCTTTACCTATTTGTACGTTTCCAACATTCCGTATACCCAGCGTGCGAAAAGGCTGTTCTTTGTCATGCTCGGATTGTCCTTGTCTGTGGGATTGGGGACGCTTGTGGCTCCTCACCCGCTTGCGTCCGCTTTCGTGGTCGGCATGATCGGAGCGGTTGTCTCCTTTATTTTCGGGGCGTTCAAAATCCAAGGTCCGTCCTCCATTTTCTTTGTGATGGGCTTCTCACTCGCCACTGGCATGCCGCTGGATCCGGCCGCAGCCCCCGTACGGGCGGGACTTGTTTTGCTGGGCGGAGCATTGGGGTGGGCCATCGCTATGATCGGTTGGCTGCGGAATCCGCACGGCCCGGAGACGACCGCATTGCGACAGGTGTACCGCGAGCTGGCTGGATTCATCGATTCGGTCGGTACCAACCGCTCCCATGAAAAGCGGCAAAAACTCGTATCCGTACTGAAATCCGCCGATGAGACGCTTTCTGTTGGACAAGTGTCCTGGCAGCGTTCTGGTCAATATCAACGGCTCCTCCTTCTGAATGACAAGGCGAATACGATCTTTTTGGACATCCTTGAGCGTTTGGACGGGCAGGCGGGCAAGCTCCCTCCGCATCTTGGACGAACAGTGAGAGCCATTGCTGATTCGCTGGACGGAAAAAATGGGCACCCCCTGCCGATTGATTTTCAAAGGGAGCCATCCGCAGGGGGGGAGCGGCTGGAAGCGGACGTCCGGGAGGCAGCCGCTCTTGTATCTGAACCAATAACGGTCATGGAAAGGGAAGAGCATGTGGCCCGGCCATCGTTTCGAATGGTGATGGGCGGAGCTTTCGACAAAAATTCCATTGTCTTTCTCAATTCCATCCGCTTCGGATTGATCTTGGCGGTGGCTGCGATCTTCGCCTACTCGTTTGAATTGAATCGATCGTATTGGGTCACCTTGTCCTGTGCGGCCGTCATGGCGGGATCGACGCTGATCGCGACGTTTCACCGGGCGATTCAACGGACGATCGGGACCGTCGTCGGCATCATGGTAGCGACCATCATCTTGTCTGCCCAGCAGCAGGGATGGATTATCGCCGTCCTGATCATGGCACTGACGGCGCTTACGGAGCTCTCCATCGTTCTCAACTACGGGCTGGCGGCCTTTTTTATCACGCCCAATGCCTTGCTGCTGGCAGAGAGCATGGCTCAGCAGAAGAGCTTGTCGTTCTTCGCTTCAGCGCGAATTGTCGATGTCCTCATGGGCTGTGCAATCGGACTGATCGGTACGCTGATGATCGGCAGGAGACAGGCGTCAAGCCTTTTGCCGCATTACATCGCCAAAACGATCCGCAGTGAGCAGCAATACATGCTGACGCTGTTTTCCGACCGGAGAGACACTGTGGACGTGACCCAGTCCATCGAACGGAGAAAACTGCACACGAATCTCGGCAACCTGAAGCTGGTGTACGCAACCGCAGTGGGAGAGGTCCCCGGCAACAAGACCAGGCTGCAATTTTTGTGGCCCGCCATCTTCTCCATCGAGCACGTGGCGTACTTGCTCGACTCCTGCCTGAAAACCGGCACGTGTCCCGTCTTGTCCGATGCAAAGCTTTCCCAGCTTTTGCTCGCGTTCGAGACCATGGCGATTTCGGCTGAACAAGGCGTTGCGCTCGAGAAGAAACCGATACCGGAAATCACTGGATTTTCCCAGCTGGAAAAAGAGATACGCGTCTTGCAGGACGCTCTGCAGGTCAGCTGCAAAGATCGATGA
- a CDS encoding sulfate ABC transporter substrate-binding protein — translation MWKTPSAIQTFWKRFGIVAIAAAIGGCSQATTTGGESKPAETASVVELLNVSYDPTREFYQDVNKEFAAEWKEKTGQTVTIKQSHGGSGKQSRSVIDGLEADVVTLALAYDIDAIAERGLIPPEWQKKLTENSSPYTSTIVFLVRKGNPKQIKDWDDLIKPGVSVITPNPKTSGGARWNYLAAWGYALEKNNGDQAKAKEFVTSLFKNVPVLDSGARGSTTTFVERGIGDVLIAWENEAYLAVNELGKDKFEIVNPSLSILAEPPVTVVDKYVDKHKTRDVAEAYLQFLYSKKGQELAAKHYYRPRDKEVLKAHTPAFPEIKLFTIDELFGGWTKAQKDHFADQGIFDQIYKP, via the coding sequence ATGTGGAAAACACCCAGCGCAATCCAAACCTTTTGGAAACGATTCGGAATCGTCGCGATAGCGGCCGCGATAGGAGGCTGCTCCCAGGCGACCACGACCGGGGGAGAGAGCAAGCCGGCCGAAACGGCATCTGTCGTTGAATTGCTGAATGTCTCCTACGATCCGACGCGCGAATTTTATCAAGACGTAAACAAGGAATTCGCAGCGGAATGGAAAGAAAAAACGGGGCAGACGGTCACCATCAAGCAATCGCATGGTGGCTCCGGAAAGCAGTCCCGCTCGGTCATCGACGGTTTGGAAGCGGATGTCGTGACGCTCGCGCTGGCTTACGATATCGATGCGATCGCGGAGCGGGGATTGATCCCTCCCGAGTGGCAAAAGAAATTGACGGAGAACAGCTCGCCTTACACCTCCACCATCGTCTTTCTCGTGCGCAAGGGAAATCCCAAGCAAATCAAAGATTGGGACGATTTGATCAAGCCCGGCGTTTCCGTCATTACCCCGAATCCGAAAACGTCTGGCGGCGCTCGTTGGAACTACCTTGCCGCCTGGGGCTACGCTTTGGAAAAGAACAACGGCGACCAAGCGAAGGCAAAGGAGTTCGTCACCAGCCTGTTCAAAAATGTTCCGGTACTCGACTCCGGCGCTCGCGGATCGACCACGACTTTCGTGGAGCGCGGCATCGGAGACGTCCTGATCGCGTGGGAAAACGAGGCGTATTTGGCGGTCAACGAGCTGGGCAAAGACAAGTTTGAAATCGTCAATCCGTCTCTCAGCATTCTGGCGGAGCCCCCTGTGACGGTCGTCGACAAGTACGTGGATAAACACAAGACACGGGATGTAGCTGAAGCGTATTTGCAGTTCCTGTACTCGAAAAAAGGGCAGGAACTGGCAGCCAAACACTACTACCGGCCACGCGACAAGGAAGTGCTGAAAGCCCATACGCCAGCGTTCCCGGAAATCAAGCTGTTTACGATCGACGAGCTGTTCGGGGGATGGACGAAAGCCCAAAAGGACCACTTTGCCGATCAAGGAATTTTTGACCAAATTTACAAGCCGTAA
- the cysT gene encoding sulfate ABC transporter permease subunit CysT produces the protein MRKTFRNRGFLPGFGITMGYSIVYLSLLVLIPLSVLFLKASTMSWQQFADTILDGRVLASIRVSILSSFFAAIVNAVFGVLVAWVLARYQFVGKRIIDGIVDLPFALPTAVGGIALTSIYAENGWVGQYLAEWGIKVAYTPIGIWVALTFIGLPFVVRTVQPVLQDWDLQMEEAAATLGATRWSTFIRVILPHLMPAVITGFALAFARALGEYGSVVFISGNMPLKTEIVPLLIMTKLEQFDYAGATAIATVMLVISFVMLLVINYLQWRINKFDAAR, from the coding sequence ATGAGAAAAACCTTTCGAAACAGAGGGTTTTTGCCGGGCTTTGGCATCACGATGGGCTATTCCATCGTCTATCTCAGCCTGCTCGTGCTCATCCCTCTGTCTGTCCTGTTCCTGAAGGCGTCGACCATGAGTTGGCAGCAGTTCGCCGACACCATCCTGGACGGTCGGGTGCTCGCCTCGATCCGAGTGAGCATCCTGTCCTCTTTCTTCGCTGCGATCGTCAATGCTGTCTTTGGGGTGCTTGTGGCGTGGGTATTGGCCCGCTATCAGTTCGTGGGGAAGCGGATCATTGACGGCATCGTTGACCTGCCGTTCGCTTTGCCTACGGCAGTCGGCGGGATCGCCTTGACCTCCATCTATGCGGAAAATGGCTGGGTGGGCCAGTATTTGGCCGAATGGGGAATCAAGGTAGCCTACACGCCGATCGGCATATGGGTCGCGCTCACATTCATCGGGCTGCCGTTTGTGGTCCGCACTGTCCAACCGGTCCTGCAGGATTGGGATCTTCAGATGGAAGAGGCTGCGGCGACGTTGGGGGCGACACGCTGGAGCACATTCATTCGCGTGATTTTGCCGCACCTGATGCCCGCCGTCATCACAGGATTTGCACTTGCCTTCGCACGCGCGCTGGGAGAGTACGGCTCGGTCGTGTTCATTTCGGGGAACATGCCGCTCAAGACGGAAATCGTTCCGCTCTTGATCATGACCAAGCTGGAGCAGTTCGACTATGCGGGTGCGACGGCGATCGCAACGGTCATGCTTGTGATTTCTTTCGTCATGCTTCTCGTCATCAACTACTTGCAATGGAGAATCAACAAATTTGATGCCGCCCGTTAG
- the cysW gene encoding sulfate ABC transporter permease subunit CysW — protein MKHLTEPAYIRWLLIGLALAFLALFLILPLIAVFTEAFKQGAAVFAASITDPETLSAVKLTLLVAAISVPLNVTFGVAAAWAIAKFSFRGKNVLLTLIDLPFAVSPVIAGLIFVLLFGSQGVFGPWLEQYDIKIIFAVPGIVLATTFVTFPFVARELIPIMEAQGKDEEEAAVSLGASGWKTFLRVTLPNVKWGLLYGVILCNARAMGEFGAVSVVSGHIRGMTNTLPLHVEILYNEYQFAAAFAVATLLAVLGLVTLIVKGLIEWKTERERSAGEEYHHYEGTGEKAG, from the coding sequence GTGAAGCATTTGACCGAGCCGGCTTATATTCGCTGGCTGCTGATTGGCCTGGCGCTGGCGTTCCTCGCGCTGTTCCTGATTTTGCCGCTCATCGCGGTCTTTACGGAGGCGTTCAAGCAGGGAGCGGCCGTCTTCGCCGCTTCGATCACGGATCCGGAGACGCTGTCCGCCGTGAAGCTGACCCTCCTGGTCGCTGCCATCAGCGTCCCGCTCAATGTGACGTTTGGGGTCGCGGCTGCCTGGGCCATCGCCAAATTTTCCTTTCGCGGGAAAAACGTGCTGTTGACGCTGATCGATTTGCCGTTTGCCGTGTCGCCGGTCATCGCCGGTCTCATCTTCGTCTTGCTGTTCGGGAGCCAGGGTGTTTTTGGACCGTGGCTGGAACAGTATGACATCAAGATCATCTTCGCCGTACCCGGCATCGTGCTGGCGACGACCTTCGTCACTTTTCCGTTCGTTGCCCGTGAGCTGATTCCGATCATGGAAGCGCAAGGAAAAGACGAGGAAGAGGCGGCAGTTTCCCTGGGGGCGAGCGGTTGGAAAACGTTCTTGCGCGTCACCCTGCCCAATGTGAAATGGGGACTTCTGTACGGAGTCATTTTGTGCAACGCCCGCGCGATGGGAGAGTTTGGCGCGGTGTCCGTCGTCTCCGGCCACATCAGGGGAATGACCAACACGCTGCCTCTGCATGTTGAAATTTTATACAACGAATACCAGTTTGCCGCTGCGTTCGCCGTCGCTACCTTGCTTGCCGTACTGGGTCTCGTCACGCTGATCGTCAAAGGCTTGATCGAGTGGAAGACGGAACGCGAGCGCAGCGCGGGGGAAGAGTACCATCACTACGAGGGGACAGGAGAGAAAGCCGGATGA
- a CDS encoding sulfate ABC transporter ATP-binding protein, whose translation MSIEVVNISKSYKNFMALRDVSLQIPEGELVALLGPSGSGKTTLLRLIAGLEQPEQGSILFNGEDNTDRDVRERQVGFVFQHYALFRHMNIFDNIAFGLTVRPRKTRPSKQEIQEKVHSLLKLVQLDGLAHRYPSQLSGGQRQRVALARALAVEPKFLLLDEPFGALDTKVRQELRRWLRHLHGKLGLTILFVTHDQEEAMELADQVVVMNEGRVEQVGPPEEIYNRPANPFVYSFLGRVNLFQGRIRDGKVQLGEAEFETQWTQKAGEYAAVGYMRPHDVEISLTPKKGQSVPAQIRHISLLGSIVRLDLRRLDTDEVFEAELTRQRFAELQLEEKGTVYVTLHNLSFYVDSQTTAVPASAFVPLRATV comes from the coding sequence ATGAGCATAGAAGTCGTGAACATTTCCAAATCGTATAAAAACTTTATGGCATTGCGCGACGTCAGCCTGCAAATACCCGAGGGTGAACTGGTTGCGCTGCTCGGTCCTTCTGGCTCGGGGAAGACGACGCTACTACGCTTGATTGCTGGGCTGGAGCAGCCGGAGCAGGGAAGCATCCTGTTCAACGGGGAAGACAATACAGACCGCGACGTGCGCGAGCGTCAGGTCGGCTTCGTGTTCCAGCATTACGCCTTGTTTCGGCACATGAACATCTTTGACAACATCGCGTTCGGACTGACGGTGCGTCCGCGCAAAACCCGTCCGAGCAAGCAGGAAATCCAGGAAAAGGTGCATTCGCTTCTCAAGCTGGTACAACTGGATGGGTTGGCTCACCGCTATCCTTCGCAGCTGTCAGGAGGACAGCGGCAGCGTGTAGCACTGGCTCGCGCGCTGGCCGTCGAGCCCAAATTCCTGCTGCTCGACGAGCCGTTCGGGGCACTGGATACGAAGGTCAGACAGGAGCTGAGGCGCTGGCTTCGGCATTTGCACGGAAAGCTCGGGTTGACTATCCTGTTCGTCACGCACGACCAGGAGGAGGCGATGGAGCTCGCTGATCAGGTCGTGGTCATGAACGAAGGAAGGGTCGAACAGGTAGGGCCGCCAGAAGAGATCTACAACCGGCCCGCCAATCCTTTCGTGTACAGCTTTCTCGGGCGGGTCAATCTGTTTCAGGGCAGGATCCGCGACGGCAAGGTACAGCTGGGGGAAGCCGAGTTCGAGACGCAATGGACCCAAAAAGCAGGCGAATATGCTGCGGTGGGGTACATGCGGCCCCACGATGTGGAAATCAGCCTGACACCCAAAAAAGGCCAATCCGTACCGGCGCAAATCAGGCACATTTCCTTGCTTGGCTCTATCGTTCGCCTGGATCTGAGGCGGTTGGACACGGATGAAGTGTTTGAAGCGGAGCTGACGCGCCAGCGGTTTGCGGAGCTGCAGCTGGAGGAGAAGGGAACGGTCTACGTGACGCTGCACAACCTGTCCTTTTACGTAGATTCGCAAACGACGGCAGTGCCGGCATCAGCTTTTGTCCCCCTGCGCGCTACCGTCTGA
- a CDS encoding ATP-binding cassette domain-containing protein has product MISTQNVTLRYGKRALFEDVSIKFTPGNCYGLIGANGAGKSTFLKILSGEIEPTSGHVSVTPGERIAVLKQNHFEFDEYEVLKTVIMGHKRLYEIMEEKTALYMKEDFSEADGNRASELEGEFEELNGWMAEADAASLLIGLGIPTELHDKQMKDLASTEKVRVLLAQALFGNPHVLLLDEPTNHLDIESIRWLENFLADYENTVIVVSHDRHFLNKVCTHIADIDFGKIQMYVGNYDFWYESSQLALKMVREQNKKKEEKMKELQEFIARFSANASKSKQATSRKKLLEKITLEDIRPSSRKYPFINFKPEREAGKNLLAIEGISKTIEGEKLFDKLHLVINKGDKVAFVGPNELAKTTFFQIVMGEVQPDEGTFEWGVTTSQAYFPKDNAAYFDTDLNLVDWLRQYSKEQDETFIRGFLGRMLFSGDEALKKANVLSGGEKVRCMLSKMMLSAANVLIMDEPTNHLDLESITALNNGLIDFDGTLLFVSHDHQFVQTIANRIIEFTPKGIIDKMMTYDEYLESEEIKRLREEHYA; this is encoded by the coding sequence ATGATAAGCACTCAGAACGTGACGCTGCGCTACGGCAAACGCGCACTGTTTGAAGATGTATCCATTAAGTTTACCCCGGGTAACTGTTACGGCCTCATCGGCGCGAACGGAGCGGGGAAGTCTACGTTTCTCAAGATTCTCTCCGGAGAAATCGAACCGACCAGCGGCCACGTTTCCGTGACGCCGGGCGAGAGGATCGCCGTGTTGAAACAAAACCACTTCGAGTTTGACGAGTACGAAGTGTTGAAGACCGTCATCATGGGACATAAACGTCTCTATGAGATCATGGAAGAGAAGACGGCCCTGTACATGAAGGAGGATTTCTCCGAAGCGGACGGCAATCGTGCCTCCGAGCTGGAGGGAGAATTCGAGGAACTGAACGGCTGGATGGCAGAAGCGGATGCGGCGAGCCTCCTGATCGGACTGGGGATCCCGACGGAGCTCCATGACAAGCAGATGAAGGATTTGGCCAGTACGGAGAAAGTGCGCGTTCTCCTGGCCCAGGCGCTGTTTGGCAATCCGCACGTCCTGCTGCTCGACGAGCCGACCAACCACCTGGACATCGAGTCGATTCGTTGGCTGGAAAACTTCCTGGCGGATTACGAAAATACCGTCATCGTCGTTTCCCATGACCGCCATTTCCTGAATAAAGTGTGCACGCACATCGCGGACATCGACTTCGGCAAGATTCAAATGTACGTCGGTAACTACGACTTCTGGTACGAATCCAGCCAATTGGCGCTGAAGATGGTTCGCGAACAGAACAAGAAAAAAGAAGAAAAGATGAAGGAGCTGCAGGAGTTTATCGCGCGTTTCTCCGCCAACGCTTCCAAGTCCAAGCAGGCGACGTCGCGGAAAAAGCTGCTGGAGAAAATTACGCTGGAAGACATTCGTCCGTCCAGCCGCAAATATCCGTTCATCAACTTCAAGCCGGAGCGCGAGGCGGGCAAGAACCTGCTTGCGATCGAAGGCATTAGCAAAACGATCGAGGGGGAAAAGCTGTTTGATAAGCTGCACCTCGTGATCAACAAGGGGGATAAAGTGGCGTTTGTCGGTCCGAACGAGCTGGCAAAAACCACCTTCTTCCAAATTGTCATGGGAGAAGTGCAGCCGGACGAAGGCACGTTTGAATGGGGGGTCACGACTTCCCAGGCGTACTTCCCGAAAGACAATGCGGCTTATTTCGATACGGACCTCAATCTGGTTGACTGGCTCCGCCAATATTCCAAAGAGCAGGACGAGACGTTTATCCGCGGCTTCCTGGGACGCATGCTTTTCTCCGGCGACGAAGCGCTGAAGAAGGCCAATGTGTTGTCCGGGGGAGAAAAGGTGCGCTGCATGCTGTCCAAGATGATGCTGTCCGCAGCCAACGTCCTCATTATGGATGAGCCGACCAACCACTTGGACCTCGAATCGATTACGGCATTGAACAACGGCCTGATCGATTTCGACGGCACGCTGCTCTTCGTCTCACACGACCACCAGTTCGTGCAGACGATCGCCAACCGGATCATTGAATTTACGCCAAAAGGAATCATCGACAAGATGATGACGTACGACGAGTATTTGGAAAGTGAAGAAATCAAGCGCCTGCGCGAAGAACACTACGCGTAA